The Tessaracoccus aquimaris sequence GCCGGGCTCGGACTCGTCCGTCCTTGTCACGTGTCAGATCGACCATGCCGGTGAACTCCTTCGGGCCGCGGCCGCCGAGCTCGACGGGCTTGGTGGAGACGTGATGCCAGATGTGTTCGTCGACGCCCAGCGAGGTGACACCGGCGAACCGGGTCTCGTCGTCGGCGGCAGTCTCAAGGACCGGCTTGACGGCCCGCCACAGCGTCTTCCAGGTGCAGCCGAGCTGCCGAGCCAGACCCTGAACAGAGGCGTTCTCCCGCCGCATCTGCCCGATCGCCCACGACGTCGCGCGTCTGGTGAGCAGCGCTCTGGGTCGCGCCACGTCGGGGTCTTGTTCCATGAACGAGGTCACCGGACACGACGGTTCGGGACACAGCCAGCGTCGTTTCCGCCACCACAACCTCACCGGCGCCGTGAAACACGGCGCGTCGATCAACTCGACCCGCTGCCGGCCATGCGCATGCGCGATCACCCCGCAGGCGGGGCAACCCATCACCTGGTCGGCGCTGGACTCGACCTCAATCCTGAGCCCCGCCTCGTCGCGGGCGACGCCAACCACATGCAGCCCCGGCAACCCGACCAGAAGATCACAGCGCTGGCAGTAGCCGCCCGCGGCACGGCAGCAGGAAGTAGGATCGGGCATCGTCGAGGTCCTTGAAGATCAGGTGGTGTGGTAACCCCGATTCTTGAGGGCCTCGACCCCCTTCACCCCGCCGACACGCCCGCCATCCGATCCCCGCTCACCCCACGCTCAGGTCCGAAGAGCCCGTATACCTCGTCGGCGTCGCTGTTCCTGTCGATTCGTTCTGCAGGAACGGTCGGGGAGTTGCAGGCGGGGTCGAACTATGCCGCGAACCAGGTCCAGTCGTTCGCCAAGGTGGCGAAGAGCGGCTTTGTACTCACTCCCGTCATTGAGGACCTTCAACTCTCCGTGACGCCCGAACAACTGGCGCGACGCGTGGCGGTCACCATTCCGGCTCAGACCGCGACCATGGACCTTGCTGTGACCGCCGACTCGCCGGAGGAGGCGGCTCGAATCGCTCACGCGATCACTGAACGGCTCATTGTCGCGGTAGACGAGTTGTCGCCGCCTGGGGCCGACGGGCAGAAGCCCGTTGTGGCGACCGTCATTCGTCAACCGCTGGTGCCGACGGCCCCGACCAGTCCCAAGCCCCTCCAGAATCTTGCGATCGGTGGCCTGGTCGGCCTCCTGCTTGGCGCGGGGCAGGCACTGCTTCGGGACGTTCTCAACACGGTGGTGCGCTCTCGGCGCGACATCGAGCAGGTGAGCGACCAGGCGATCCTCGGTGCGATCCCGCTCGACGAGAGCGGGGACGTGCTCGTCCTCAACTCCGACCCGCACGGGTTGCGGGCGGAGGCGTACCGGAGCATGCGGACCAACCTGCAGTTCCTGGCACTCGACAAGGGCGGGCGGTCCATCGTCGTCACGTCCAGCGTTCCTGGGGAGGGGAAGACCAGCACGGCCATCAACCTTGCCGCGACCCTTGCCGCTGCCGGGGAGAAGGTGCTGCTCATCGACGCGGACCTCAGGCGGCCGCGGGTGGCCGCGCAACTCCAGTTGGAGGGCGCCGTCGGGCTGACTACTGTGTTGATCGGCGATGCGCGACTCGGGGATGTGGTGCAGCCGTACGGTCGCACGCCGCTGGACGTGCTCACCGCCGGTCGCGTGCCGCCTAACCCCGCCGAGTTGCTTGGTCATACGCGCATGAGGGCGCTCCTCGAGGACGCGTCAAAGCTCTACGACACCGTGATCATCGACTCGCCGCCGTTGCTGCCGGTCACTGACGCCGCCGTCCTGGCGGGAGAGACCGCCGGTGTGCTTGTCGTCGTGGGCAGTGGGATCGTGAGGCGGCCCGAGTTGACGGCCTCGCTTGAGGTTCTTGAGCGCGTCGAGGCAAGGGTTCTGGGGCTCGTCTTCAACAGGGTTAAGCGCAGCGAGGGTGAGGCCTACGGATATCGGCACTCCTACTACAGCGACCACCCGAGGGCGGCGCCGAAGAAGGGTGATCGCAAGTCCAAGAAGCGCCGAGCGCGGGCAGAGGTGGCTGCGTGAGCGTCGAGGCCTACCGGGTCCTGGCGGTCTGTACCGGCAACATCTGCCGCTCGCCCGCGGCCCAGATGCTGCTGCATGCAGAGCTTGGTGCTGGAGCGACGGTGACGAGCGCCGGGACCGCGGCCATGGTCGGCAACCCCATCGAACCGCCCATGGCGAAACTGCTGCGCGAGTCGGGGCACGCCACGTCGGCGTTCGCGGCGCGCCAACTCGTCGCCGAGGACATCATCCGGGCGGACCTCATCCTCACCATGACGCGCGAGCATCGCGCCAGGACGGTGGCCCTGGTGCCCGCCGCGGTGCGCCGGACCTTCACGCTGCTTGAACTGGCGAGGATCGCCGCAAGCGGAGAAGTGCCGCGGCTCCTGGGGATCACCCCGCGGGTCCGGTTCCTCGAGTTCGTCGCCGCCGCGGGAAGGCAGCGGTCCTCGGGGAAGGTGATCTCCGATGACGACGTGCCCGACCCGTACCGCCGCGGTGGGCGCGAGTACCGCGCCTCGTATGCGCTGATCAGCGGCGCCATCGACAGGATCGCCGCGGCGCTGCGCTAGGTCTCACCCGGCAAGGGCCTCTGCGATGGCGGAGGCGAACAGTCGCGACCCCTCGTCGTTCGGGCTTCCGTCCTCCTCGACGAGTTTGTCGCGGTCGCGTTGACGGGTTGGGAACGCCGAGTAGACGTCGATCGTCGGCAGCGCATGCGCCTTGGCCCAGCCGGCGACCGCGGCGACCGTGGCCTTCTGCTGGTCGGCGCTGGCCGAAGGGTCCGGGTTCTGCAGGACGACCGCGACCGGCACGTCGGCTGCCTGGCCCCGGACCGCCTCGAGGATGGCGTCAAGGGCCGACTCGATCTCGCCCGCATGCTTGCGGTGGCCGTAGCTGAGAAGGACGGCGTCGCTGCGTTGCCAGGCCCTGGCGACCCGACCCGGTTCGCGGCTCAGGACGGGGCTGCGCATGCTGGCGTTCCACACGGTCAGGCTCGCGCCCTCGTTCGACAGGGGAGCGGGGTCGGGGAAGGTCGACGTCTTCGCGTTCCAGGCGGCGTAGGACACGGCGTGCCGCTTGGCCAGGTGCTCCGTGGCCCAGCGATGCACCCACTCGCTCTCCTCGTTGCCAGACCCGTCGCCGAAGATCGTCACCGCGGCGCCGTCAGCGGCGAACGCCGCCGCGAAGGCCGCGAGCGAGCCGGGCTGCGGGGCAGGCGCGGATGCCGTGGGTTGAGGCGAGGGCTTCCGTGAAGGGCTCGGAATCGGGTCGACGGGGATGGCCGTGGGGCTCGGTGTCGTGCTCGTGGGCGCGACCGAAGGAGCCGGGGAATCCGCAGGTGCGGCGACCCCTCTGAACTGCGACAGCGCCAGCCAGGACACCGCGACGGTGGCCGTGGCGAGGGCGGCCAGGCCGACCGTCGCCAGGCGGTTTCGTGAATCCGAGGCTGCAGCCACGGTGCCGCTCCTTGCGCTGTGAGACGGCAACAACTGTATTGGCGCGCGGCAAGGTGGAGTGGGCGCTGTGAAGCCCGATTTTGTTGGTCTTTTCCGGGACGGCAAAGTCTGCAGACGATGCCGCGTTGCCCCGGTCGTCGAGTGTGACGACAAGGGCTTTCACAGTGGAACGGGTCGCGCCGCGACACGCCGATGGGCGTCTCGCGGCGCGCTCGTGGGACCCCTCGACGAGACTCGGGGAACGGGCGACCGTCAGGCCTTGACCAGGCGCAGCCTCAGGTCCAGTTCCTCGTCCTCGTCGGTCGCCGCGTCGACCTCGTCCTGGATCAGCTCGACGGCCAGCACCTCGCCCGCGATCAGGTCGCGGTGCGCGGCGATGGCCGCGGCCAGCTCGGGGCCCGCCTCGAGCACGATCCGGATCCGGTCCGAGACCTGCAGGCCAGCGCGCTTGCGGGCCTCCTGGATGAAGCGGATCACCTCACGCGCCTGGCCCTGGAGGATCAACTCGGGGGTCAGCTCCAGGTCCAGCGCGACCGTCTCGCCCTGCTCGTTGACGACCGACCAGCCCTCGCGGGGACGCTCGGTGACGATGACGTCGTCCGGGCCGATCTCGAGCTGTTCGCCCTCAAACTCCAGGAACGCCTTGCCCGCGTCGCGCAGTTGCGCGGCGAGCGAGGCGGCGTCGAGCTCCGCGATCGCCTTGGCGATCAGGGGGGTGCGTTGCGCGAACCGCTTGCCAAGGTTGCGGAAGTTGCCCTTGGCCGAGTGGTCGACGACATCGCCAGCGGAGGCGAACGACTCGATCGACTCGACGTTCAGCTCCGCCTTGATCTCGTCCTGCAGTTCGGGCGACAGCTTCTCGAAGATCGCCGACGGCACCAGCATCCGGCTGAGCGCCTGACGCACTTTCACCTTCGACTCTGCACGGGCCGCGCGACCGAGCTCGACGGTGCGGCGGGTCAACTCCATCGCTTCGGAGAGCGACTCGATGATCAGCGACTCGTCGGCGACCGGCCAGGACGCCAGGTGCACCGAGCTCGGGCCCTCAGGGTTCGACGCGTAGAACAGGTCCTGCCACACGCGCTCCGTGACGAACGGCATGATCGGCGCCAGCAGGCGGGTGAGCGTGTCGAGGGTCTCGTGCAGCGTCCACAGCGCGCCCTCGTCGCCCGCCCAGAAGCGGCGGCGGGAGCGACGCACGTGCCAGTTCGACAGCGCGTCGATGAAGGACGAGAGGGCCTGCCCGTAGCGCTGCGTGTCGTAGTTGTCGAGCGCCTCGCTCACCTCGACGATCAACTGCTGCGTGGCGGACGTCAGCCAGCGGTCGAGCACGTGGCGCTCGGCGACGGGCGGAGCCTCGCCGGTCGGCGCCCAGTTCGCGGCGCGCGCGTACAGCGACTGGAAGGCGACGGTGTTCCAGTAGGTGATCAGCACCTTGCGGACCGTCTCGCCGATCGCCTGATGGCCGACCCGTCTGGCCGACCAGGGCGAGCCCGAGCACGCCATGAACCAGCGCACCGCGTCGGCACCGTGCTGATCCATCAGCGGGATCGGCTCCAGCACGTTGCCGAGGTGCTTGCTCATCTTGCGGCCGTCGTCGGCGAGGATGTGGCCGAGGCACACGACGTTGCGGTAGCTCGACTCGTCGAAGACGAGCGTGCCGACCGCCATCAGCGAATAGAACCAGCCGCGGGTCTGGTCGATGGCCTCGCAGATGAAGTCGGCCGGGTAGCGCTCCGCGAACAGCTCGGTCGATCCCGGCTCGTGCGGGTATCCCCACTGCGCGAACGGCATCGAGCCGGAGTCGAACCACGCGTCGATCACCTCGGGGACGCGGCGCGACTCCTTGCCGCAGGTCGGGCAGTCGAAGGTGACCTCGTCGACGAACGGGCGGTGCGGGTCGAGCCGGCTCTGGTCGGTCCCGGTCAGCGCGCTCAGCTCAGCGCGCGACCCGACGGCGACCTGGTGGTCGTCCTCGCAGCGCCAGATCGGCAGCGGGGTGCCCCAGTAGCGGGTGCGCGACAGGGCCCAGTCGATGTTGTTGTTGAGCCAGTCGCCGTAGCGGCCGTGCTTGATCGAGTCCGGGTGCCAACTGGTGGCCTCGTTCTCGGCGAGCATCTTGTCCTTGATCTGCGTGGTGCGGATGTACCAGGACGGCATGGCGTAGTAGAGCAGCGGGGTGTGGCACCGCCAGCAGTGCGGGTAGGTGTGGGTGTAGTCGACGCGGCGGAACAGGATCCCGCGCTCGCTCAGGTCGGCGACCAGGGTGGCGTCGGCGACCTTGAAGAACATCCCGCCGACCAGGTCGAGGTCCTCCTCGAACGTGCCGTCCTTGCGGACGGGGTTGACGAACGGCAGCCCGTAGGCGCGGCACACGGCCATGTCGTCCTCGCCGAACGCGGGGGCCTGGTGCACGAGGCCCGAGCCGTCCTCGGTGGTGACGTAGTCGGCGAGCACCACGAAATGAGCGGGGGAGGGGAACTCGACCAGCCCGAACGGGCGCTGGTACGTCCACCGCTCGAGGTCGGAGCCCCGGAAGGAGTCGGTCAGCGTCCACTCCTCGCCGAGCACCTTCTCGGCGAGCGGCTCTGCGATCAGCAGCGACCTCTGCTCCGGGTGGGTCGCGACCCGGTAGGTGACGTCCGGGTGCACGGCGACCGCGGTGTTCGACACGAGCGTCCACGGCGTGGTCGTCCACACCAGCAGGTCCACCTCGCCCGCGAGCGGGCCGGAGGTGAGCGGGAAGCGCACGTAGATCGACGGGTCGACGACCTCCTCGTAGCCCTGCGCCAGTTCGTGATCCGACAGCGCGGTGCCGCAGCGGGGCAGTACGGGGCGACGCGGTAGTCCTCCTCCAGGAGGCCCTTGTCGTGGATCTGCTTGAGCGCCCACCACAGCGACTCGACGTATTCGGGGTCCATGGTGACGTAGGCGTCCTCCAGGTTGACCCAGTAGCCCATCCGCTCGGTCAGCTCGGTGAACGCGTCGACGTGGCGAAGCACCGACTCGCGGCACTTCGCGTTGAACGCCTCGACGCCGTACGCCTCGATGTCGGCCTTGCCGGAGAAGCCGAGTTCCTTCTCGACGGCGAGCTCGACGGGAAGGCCGTGGCAGTCCCAGCCGGCCTTACGTTCGACGTGGAAGCCGCGCATCGTCTTGTAGCGCGGGAAGAGGTCCTTGAAGACGCGGGCCTCGATGTGGTGGGTGCCGGGCATGCCGTTGGCGGTGGGAGGGCCCTCGTAGAACGTCCAGGGCTTGCCGCCTGCGCTCTGCCGCAGGGTCTCATCGAACGTCTCGCGCTCGGCCCACAGCCTCAGGATGTCGTGTTCCATCGCGGGAAAGTCGACCTGAGCGGGCACGGCCTGGTAGCCGGGGGAGGTGGTCATCTGCGGTCCTTCGTCCAGTTTCTCAACTGAAGGGACGAGCCTGGGCCCGCGGTACCACCCTCCTTGGGCGGATGACCGCCCCACTTCCTTGCGTCACCGCCGCAGGTTCTAGTGAGCGGTCGCCCGCCGTTCTTCCTGCAGCTCGGGGGTGATGGCCCCTTCAACGCCGCGCGATGACGCCCTCATTATGCGTCAGGGCACGGGTGCCGCTCAACCTGTGGGGCTACGTCCGTAGCGAAATGTGCGACCTGAGACGCTGGTCGCCGGACCACGGTGCTGGCACGATGGGGGTTCGACGAGGAGGTGTCGGCACAAGGTGTCAAGCGGCGAGATCGAGGGTTGGGCCAGCGAACGCAACATGCGCTATTTCGCGCCATGGCCCGCCATGCGCGGCATCTTCCGCGGCGGTGACCTGTTCGACGGGGGCGACAGGGAGGTGCTCTCCGGCTGGTCGGGAACGCTCGGGAAGCTTCCGGTGCTCGGCTTTCAGGCCGCGCCCGGCACCGACGCCGCCGGGTCGATCTACGTCGTGGCCGTGCGCCTGCCCGGCATCGCGTTCCCCCCGCTGACGTTCATGGAGTCGGGCCTCGCTGGCGTCGACCCCGCCGTGCCCATCGACGACCTCTTCGACCTGCACTGGAGCGTCACCGCCCGTAGTTCGCGCTTCGCGAAGGACCTGGTCGGCACCGCCATGCAGGAGGTGCTGATCGACATCCAGCCCGACTTCTCCAAGATCTGGCTGGAGCGTGACGCGATCCTGCTCGGCGCCCGCGGAGAGGTCTCCGCCACCGCCGTCGAACGCTACCTGCATCTGCTGCGGCGGCTGGTCGACACCATGCCGACCCGAGTCCTCAACGCCATCCGGCAGACCCCCGCCCCCGGCCGATGACCCCGGCGCTGCCGATCCGGCCCGTCGGTCCTCCCGCGGCGGCCCCCCGCACGATCCCCGCCTACGCGCTTC is a genomic window containing:
- a CDS encoding polysaccharide biosynthesis tyrosine autokinase yields the protein MVTPILEGLDPLHPADTPAIRSPLTPRSGPKSPYTSSASLFLSIRSAGTVGELQAGSNYAANQVQSFAKVAKSGFVLTPVIEDLQLSVTPEQLARRVAVTIPAQTATMDLAVTADSPEEAARIAHAITERLIVAVDELSPPGADGQKPVVATVIRQPLVPTAPTSPKPLQNLAIGGLVGLLLGAGQALLRDVLNTVVRSRRDIEQVSDQAILGAIPLDESGDVLVLNSDPHGLRAEAYRSMRTNLQFLALDKGGRSIVVTSSVPGEGKTSTAINLAATLAAAGEKVLLIDADLRRPRVAAQLQLEGAVGLTTVLIGDARLGDVVQPYGRTPLDVLTAGRVPPNPAELLGHTRMRALLEDASKLYDTVIIDSPPLLPVTDAAVLAGETAGVLVVVGSGIVRRPELTASLEVLERVEARVLGLVFNRVKRSEGEAYGYRHSYYSDHPRAAPKKGDRKSKKRRARAEVAA